AGCGTCGGACGGGGTGCCGCTGAGGAGGCCCGCGAGGTATTCTACGAGGGTGACGGCGTAGGCGTAGTCCATCCGCTTCGGGCCGATCACGCCGAGCGAGCCGGTCGTGTCGCCGAGGCGGTACTGCGCTTTGACGACCGAAAAGGTTCCGCCGAAGCGGTCGGCGAGGTCGCCCTCGTCCCCGATCCGCACGACGGCCCGGCCGGTCGCGTCGAACGGCGCGGCGTCGGCTTCGAGGAGGTGGACGATCACGTCCTGGTTCTCCAGCAGCTCGATCACGCTGCGCACGTCCTCGGCGGCCTGGAACTCCGGCTGCGTCACGATCTGCTGCGCCCCGCCGACCTCGGCCTGGCGCTCGTCGGGGAGCTCGGCGAAGAGCGTCGCAGCCTGGTGGAGGACGAGGCGGACGACGCCCGTGCGGTCGCCGCCGTCGAGGTCGCGCATCCGCTCGGCGGCCGTCGCGCGGACCTCTTCGAGCGTCAGCCCGGCGAGGCGCTCGTTCATCGCCTGCACGACGCGGTCGAGGTCGGCGCGGCGCACCTCGGCGTCGACCTCGGCCATGATCGTCTTGACGAACCCGCCGCGGACGGAGACGACGAACATCAGCCGCGACGACGAGAGCGGCACGACGTCGATCCGTTCGAGGACGCCGGTGGCGAGGCGTGGGCTGAGGACGACGCCGAGGAGGCTCGTGAACTGCCCGAGCAGGCGCGAGGTCTCGCGCATGAGCGACTCGACGTCGCCGTAGAGCTGCTCCAGCCCAGCGCGCAGGAGCTGCTGCTCGGCCGGGGCCACACCGGTGCGGTCCATCAGCTCGTCCACGTAGGCGCGGTAGCCGAGGTCGGTCGGCACGAGCCCCGCCGAGGTGTGGGGGTGGTCGAGGTAGCCTAGCCCTTCGAGCGTCGAGAGCGTATTGCGGATGCTCGCCGAGGAGAGGTCTACGACGCCCTCGACGGCCAGCACCTTTGATCCTACCGGCGCGGCCGTCTGGATGAACCGCGTCACGACCGAGCGCAGAATCACCGCCTCGCGCTCGCCGAGGGGCGGGCGCTCGTGGGAGGCGTCTGGGTGATCGGTGCGGTCGGGCATAGACAGGTCAGGCGGCTGCGAAGCGGTGCTGATACCGGCACCCGCACCGCGTGTTCGTCGGGGCTGGGTGCGTTTTCTATGGAGCCGCGACGCCCCACACCATCTGCCCACCGAGGCGTCCGGTCATCGCCACGAGCACCGCTGCCGCCACCGCGAGCCCGGTCACCGCGAGCCGGAGCACGAGCGGGTCCGGTCCGGCCCGGCCCGTGCGCCTGGTCCACACCGCCGCGCCGGCCAGCACCGCGAGCACGGCGGCGCTGACCCAGAGCGTCCAGTCGGCCAGCGCCTGGTGCCGCCCGACGAGGGCCTCGACGACCGGCTCGCCTTCGACGGCCTCGTAGATCGTCTTCCCCGTCCGCACCGCCGCCCAGGCCCCGGCGGTCCCGGCCGCGAAGGCGAGGAGCGCCACGCCGCGCCAGAACGCCCGCCCGAGCGCACCGTAGACCACCGCTGCCGCCGCGCCGAAGAGCAGGAGCGCGATTGGGAAGTGCACGACGGCGGGGTGCCAGTAGGGAATCGTGAGGTCCATGCAGGACGGCGGACGGAAGACGGTGAGACGGAGGACAGAAAGCTAGGCGCGGAGCGCAAACGTCTCGGTAACTTTCGCGGTTTTTATTCCATTCCTCCCATTCCTCCCATTCCTCCCATTCCTCCCATTCCTCCCATTCCTCCCATTCCTCCCACCCGCCCCATGCGTCACTTCCTCGTCACCCTCCTCGCGGGCTTCCTCGGCTCCCTGCTCGCCCTCTTTGCGTTCGTCTTCCTCGGGCTCGCCTTCAGCGTGGCCCTGGTGCTTGGCAGCGACGGCGTGGCGTTCGTCGAGGACGAGTCCGTCCTGCTGCTCGACCTCGCCGGGACGCTCCCGGAGGAGGCCCCGTTCGACCTGCTCGGGGCCGCGCTCGGGACGTTCGACCTGACGCTCCTCGACGTGACCGACGCGCTCGAAAAGGCAGCGGTGGACGAGCGCATCGAGGCGGTCTGGCTGCGGCCGGACGGCATCGCGGCGTCGTGGGCGACGCTCTCCGAGGTGCGCACGGCGCTGGAGCTGTACCGGGCGAGCGGAAAGCCGCTCTACGCCAGCAGCGGGGCCGACGGGTTCGACGAAGCGGCCTACTACCTCGCCTCGGTCGCCGACTCGGTCTTCACGCCGCCCGAGGCCGGGTTCGAACTCAACGGGTTCTACCTCTCGACTCCGTTCTTCGCCGGGACGCTCGACAAGCTCGGAATCGAGCCCCAGGTGATCCGCGCCGGGGCGTACAAGAGCGCCGCCGAGACGTTTACGAACCGGGGCTTCTCGCCCGAGAACCGCGAGCAGTACGCCGCCCTCCTCGACGGCGTCAGCGAGACGTTCCTCGCGGCCGTGGCCGACGCGCGCGAGCTGTCCGCCGAGGAGCTAGAGGTCACCATCGACGCGGGCGGACTGTACGAGGCGCAGGAGGCGCTCGACGCGGGCTTGGTCGACGACCTCCTCTACGAGGCCGAGGTGCTCGACGTCCTGCGCGGCCTCACCGGTCAGGCGCCCGACGAGGACCTCCGCACGGTCGGCGTCGAGGACTACGCCTACGTCCCGCGCACCGACGCGGGCCTCGACGCGGGCGACCCCGACAACGTGATCGCGGTCGTCTACGCGGTCGGGCAGATCGTCCCCGGCGAGAGCACGCCCGACACCGGCTCGGGCGCGCTTCTTGGTTCCGACACCTTCACCCAGACGATGCGCGACGCGGCAAGCGATGAGGACGTGCGGGCGATCGTCGTCCGCGTGGACTCGCCCGGCGGCTCGGCGACGGCCTCGGACGCGATGTGGAACGCCGTCGAGGAAGCCTCCGGGCAGATGCCGGTTGTGGTCTCGATGGGGTCCGTCGCGGCCTCGGGCGGCTACTACCTCGCCGCCCCGGCCGACCGGATCGTCGCCGACGCGAACACGGTCACCGGCTCGATCGGCGTGATCTCGCTCCTGTTCGACGCGACGGAGTTTCTGAACGACCGGCTCGGCGTCACGCTCGACGGGCTCCAGACCGGCCCGACGGCCGGGGTCTACGCCTTCGGCGAGCCGCTCGACGCCCGGGAGGAGGCCGTGCTGGAGCGTTCGACGGAGCGCGTCTACGACACCTTCGTCACCCGCGTCGCCGACGGGCGCGGCCTGGCACCTGAGACCGTCCGCGCCCTCGGCGGGGGCCGCGTCTACACCGGCGCCGACGCCCTCGACCTCGGCCTCGTGGACGTGCTCGGCGACCTGGGCGACGCCATCGGCGTGGCGGCCGACATGGCTGGG
The Bacteroidota bacterium DNA segment above includes these coding regions:
- the hrcA gene encoding heat-inducible transcriptional repressor HrcA, giving the protein MPDRTDHPDASHERPPLGEREAVILRSVVTRFIQTAAPVGSKVLAVEGVVDLSSASIRNTLSTLEGLGYLDHPHTSAGLVPTDLGYRAYVDELMDRTGVAPAEQQLLRAGLEQLYGDVESLMRETSRLLGQFTSLLGVVLSPRLATGVLERIDVVPLSSSRLMFVVSVRGGFVKTIMAEVDAEVRRADLDRVVQAMNERLAGLTLEEVRATAAERMRDLDGGDRTGVVRLVLHQAATLFAELPDERQAEVGGAQQIVTQPEFQAAEDVRSVIELLENQDVIVHLLEADAAPFDATGRAVVRIGDEGDLADRFGGTFSVVKAQYRLGDTTGSLGVIGPKRMDYAYAVTLVEYLAGLLSGTPSDA
- a CDS encoding DUF2231 domain-containing protein; the protein is MDLTIPYWHPAVVHFPIALLLFGAAAAVVYGALGRAFWRGVALLAFAAGTAGAWAAVRTGKTIYEAVEGEPVVEALVGRHQALADWTLWVSAAVLAVLAGAAVWTRRTGRAGPDPLVLRLAVTGLAVAAAVLVAMTGRLGGQMVWGVAAP
- the sppA gene encoding signal peptide peptidase SppA; protein product: MRHFLVTLLAGFLGSLLALFAFVFLGLAFSVALVLGSDGVAFVEDESVLLLDLAGTLPEEAPFDLLGAALGTFDLTLLDVTDALEKAAVDERIEAVWLRPDGIAASWATLSEVRTALELYRASGKPLYASSGADGFDEAAYYLASVADSVFTPPEAGFELNGFYLSTPFFAGTLDKLGIEPQVIRAGAYKSAAETFTNRGFSPENREQYAALLDGVSETFLAAVADARELSAEELEVTIDAGGLYEAQEALDAGLVDDLLYEAEVLDVLRGLTGQAPDEDLRTVGVEDYAYVPRTDAGLDAGDPDNVIAVVYAVGQIVPGESTPDTGSGALLGSDTFTQTMRDAASDEDVRAIVVRVDSPGGSATASDAMWNAVEEASGQMPVVVSMGSVAASGGYYLAAPADRIVADANTVTGSIGVISLLFDATEFLNDRLGVTLDGLQTGPTAGVYAFGEPLDAREEAVLERSTERVYDTFVTRVADGRGLAPETVRALGGGRVYTGADALDLGLVDVLGDLGDAIGVAADMAGLEPDGYQLWFLPPEKSFLEELGFVVSAQASALLTRFRPLSPAEQVMRRQADLLRDAVRLHATPYTLLLSDVWVR